A DNA window from Setaria viridis chromosome 2, Setaria_viridis_v4.0, whole genome shotgun sequence contains the following coding sequences:
- the LOC117842609 gene encoding uncharacterized protein, which produces MANMVSSAVVHEAVSQILSDLINRHEGKEKSKANENLERLEMAHIKLEAALETSEKWQITGASLLRWRKKLKRAAQECDDTLHRCKNRILEEEQIEQEVRNSAFPKRIAHATRSLISSAFGHDNQLRTSIVRRFEWYADGAGDFLRFIELGCTPHCHMPFNPFIKNFFAGKKLQHKIDQGNGSSFFILWLPFITAEHRVEVSLVFIQKDGNAPENNFYFSIMLQLSESTDIVGIAMKCLQLFTPLFKSKVEVIRNKIMKLPAQDFSWVPFVDSRQKEHWDNLVGCVSQWLRPDPSCCKKIDQHEAHHCSNTDTSDVSLEPVIEAHLECQVSLDGGEICLQDSEYLIAGLLFMPHGSSENLSPGDKSSAIAVNHSEEQHCMHRDITLTQLEEITLAKAVEYFRQNTDALVYQMLWKSKQGTAYIHVVKGSTKMQSTRRMIRGGKIVQQQERDHVVPQFLNLWVGHAPIRLQGSIVDWIQKEGKNKLAFSPLRLKL; this is translated from the coding sequence ATGGCGAATATGGTCAGTTCTGCTGTTGTCCATGAAGCAGTTAGCCAAATCTTATCTGACCTCATTAACAGGCATGAGGGGAAAGAGAAATCAAAGGCCAACGAAAACTTGGAGAGGCTAGAGATGGCGCACATTAAGTTGGAGGCTGCTCTCGAGACATCTGAAAAGTGGCAAATCACTGGTGCATCCTTGTTGCGCTGGCGTAAAAAGCTGAAGCGTGCTGCTCAAGAGTGTGACGACACGCTGCACAGATGCAAGAATAGGATCCTAGAAGAAGAACAGATCGAACAGGAGGTGAGGAATTCAGCCTTTCCTAAACGGATAGCACATGCTACCAGGTCACTCATCTCCTCTGCCTTTGGCCATGATAACCAGTTAAGAACATCTATTGTTAGAAGATTTGAGTGGTATGCAGATGGTGCTGGCGACTTCTTGAGGTTCATCGAGCTTGGTTGCACACCGCATTGTCACATGCCCTTCAACCCTTTCATCAAGAACTTTTTTGCAGGGAAGAAGCTGCAGCACAAAATCGACCAGGGAAATGGGAGCAGTTTTTTTATACTGTGGTTACCCTTCATTACTGCAGAGCATAGGGTAGAGGTTTCCCTAGTCTTCATCCAGAAAGATGGTAATGCACCAGAGAACAATTTTTACTTCAGCATCATGCTACAACTTTCTGAGAGTACGGACATAGTTGGGATTGCAATGAAGTGCTTGCAGCTGTTTACACCTCTTTTCAAGTCTAAAGTTGAAGTTATTAGGAACAAAATTATGAAACTGCCTGCACAAGACTTCTCATGGGTGCCGTTTGTTGACTCACGCCAGAAAGAACATTGGGACAATCTAGTTGGTTGTGTCTCTCAGTGGCTTCGTCCAGACCCATCATGCTGCAAGAAGATTGACCAGCATGAAGCTCACCATTGTAGCAACACAGACACGTCAGATGTTTCTCTAGAACCAGTTATTGAAGCGCATTTGGAGTGCCAAGTCTCACTGGATGGAGGCGAAATTTGTCTCCAAGATTCTGAATATCTGATAGCTGGACTCCTCTTTATGCCCCATGGTTCTTCAGAGAACCTGTCGCCTGGGGATAAAAGCTCTGCTATAGCAGTGAATCACAGTGAGGAGCAACATTGCATGCATAGAGACATTACCTTGACACAGCTGGAAGAGATCACACTTGCAAAGGCGGTAGAGTACTTTCGCCAAAACACAGACGCATTAGTCTACCAGATGCTTTGGAAGTCTAAACAGGGCACTGCATATATTCATGTTGTGAAGGGAAGCACGAAGATGCAGAGCACACGACGAATGATTCGGGGAGGAAAGATTGTGCAACAACAGGAGCGAGATCATGTGGTTCCTCAGTTCCTCAACTTATGGGTTGGACATGCACCCATCAGGCTGCAAGGCTCGATCGTGGACTGGATTCAGAAAGAGGGAAAAAATAAGCTAGCATTTTCACCGCTACGCCTGAAACTCTAG
- the LOC117845844 gene encoding uncharacterized protein has product MASPSENAAAPLEEPQAPPPPNPSEVAEGEEEPKTLERAQELFDRGSKAIEDEDFVDAVDCLSRALEIRTAHYGELAPECASTYFKYGCALLYKAQEETDPLGNVPKSEPNEESVKSTTAKADSECSKASGSNAEDAVSSGKVGAEEGESSNGKDHGDGNGEIEKDDDDDDDNDDEKMGDEEDSDLDLSWKMLDIARAIVEKSPDNTIEKVKIYSALGEVALEREDIDNSLSDYMKALAMLEQLVEPDHRRTVELNFRICLVYELASKIGDAIPYCAKAISLCKSRIQSLKNSNDASLPGKDGESAAEGGSEKSAREAEIEQLTGILTELEKKLEDLEQAMSHPNPMEEVMKVIASRAAAAQKAADGMPRAASFTSSQMATSNNGFDSSVMSTAATTGSTGSTVTDLGVVGRGVKRANIMPISAEPAPKKPAVDSASSKGDSSNSSEPLPTAQNGDESVSK; this is encoded by the exons ATGGCCTCCCCGTCGGAGAACGCGGCCGCGCCGCTAGAGGAGCcccaggccccgccgccgccgaaccccagcgaggtggcggagggggaggaggagcccaaaACCCTAGAGCGGGCGCAGGAGCTCTTCGACAGGGGGTCCAAGGCCATCGAGGACGAGGACTTCGTCGACGCCGTCGACTGCCTCAGCCGCGCGCTCGAGATCAG GACTGCACATTATGGGGAGCTCGCTCCAGAGTGTGCCAGCACATATTTCAAATATGGATGTGCCCTGCTATACAAAGCTCAGGAGGAGACTGATCCTTTGGGCAATGTTCCCAAGAGTGAACCAAATGAAGAATCAGTGAAGAGTACAACTGCTAAAGCTGATAGTGAATGCTCAAAGGCCTCTGGTAGCAATGCTGAGGATGCTGTGTCTTCTGGGAAAGTTGGTGCTGAAGAAG GTGAAAGCTCAAATGGCAAAGATCACGGGGATGGAAATGGTGAAATCGAGAAggatgacgatgatgacgacgataACGATGATGAGAAGATGGGAGATGAAGAAGATTCTGATTTGGATCTTTCGTGGAAAATGTTGGACATTGCTAGGGCAATAGTTGAGAAGAGCCCAGACAACACTATTGAGAAAGTAAAAATTTATTCTGCTCTTGGTGAAGTTGCATTGGAAAGAG AGGACATAGACAACTCACTCAGTGACTACATGAAAGCTTTAGCCATGTTGGAGCAATTGGTTGAGCCTGATCATCGTCGAACTGTGGAACT AAACTTCCGCATATGTTTGGTTTATGAGCTCGCATCCAAGATTGGAGATGCAATCCCATATTGTGCAAAAGCGATTTCACTATGCAAGTCACGCATACAGTCTCTGAAAAATTCCAATGATGCTTCTTTGCCTGGTAAAGATGGTGAATCTGCTGCTGAAGGGGGCTCAGAAAAATCAGCTCGTGAAGCTGAGATAGAGCAGCTTACTGGCATATTGACTGAACTTGAGAAGAAG CTTGAAGACCTGGAGCAAGCCATGTCGCACCCAAACCCTATGGAAGAGGTCATGAAGGTGATTGCATCCAGGGCAGCTGCTGCGCAGAAAGCTGCTGATGGGATGCCAAGAGCTGCATCTTTCACCTCTTCCCAGATGGCCACTTCGAACAATGGCTTTGACTCCTCCGTCATGTCTACGGCAGCAACAACCGGAAGCACCGGAAGTACTGTGACTGACCTTGGCGTTGTAGGCAGAGGCGTCAAGCGAGCTAACATCATGCCGATCTCAGCTGAACCTGCTCCGAAGAAGCCTGCGGTGGATTCAGCATCCTCAAAAGGCGATAGCAGCAACAGCTCGGAGCCTCTTCCTACGGCACAGAACGGTGATGAATCTGTATCGAAGTAG
- the LOC117842848 gene encoding uncharacterized protein yields MEALMEELIEEILLRIPPDEPAYLMRATLVCKAWRIILSNRGFLRRYREFHKTPPLLGYIFYYNTSIVPQFVSLASTFSPPEAYDDRTCLDYRHGRAIYIYARRSYIIWDPITGDKHLIMVPATYHHSYYTIMERSYFCTATVLCAVDGCDHLNCHGGPFHVIFVETYIVNGVLVAWTSMYSSATCTWSTSTSINVDNHIDGTRCLLIGASLYVPLEHGISILKYDLSSHGLSLVNTPRMSRAIMMKADDGGLGFAVVLENCIYLMSWEASANGIGGWAQQKAIELETLLPKSLDPSYPHEVIGYVEGTHTIFISTDAGLFTLELKSGLVRKVGKRDAYYSIIPYTNFYTPDLAKGRLSPP; encoded by the exons ATGGAGGCATTGATGGAGGAGCTCATTGAAGAGATTCTCCTCCGCATCCCACCGGATGAGCCTGCATACCTCATGCGAGCTACCCTTGTATGCAAGGCCTGGCGCATCATCCTCTCCAATCGTGGCTTCCTCCGTCGCTATCGTGAGTTCCACAAAACACCGCCCCTGCTTGGCTACATATTCTACTACAACACCAGCATTGTTCCCCAATTTGTATCTCTTGCCTCCACGTTCTCCCCACCAGAGGCTTATGATGACCGGACATGCCTCGATTATCGCCATGGTCGTGCTATCTATATTTACGCCCGAAGGAGTTACATCATATGGGACCCCATTACTGGTGACAAGCACCTAATAATGGTGCCTGCCACATACCATCACTCCTACTACACTATAATGGAGCGCAGCTACTTCTGTACTGCAACGGTGCTCTGTGCCGTGGATGGCTGTGATCACCTCAACTGCCATGGTGGTCCATTCCACGTCATCTTTGTGGAGACATACATTGTCAATGGCGTGCTTGTCGCATGGACGAGCATGTACTCTTCGGCGACTTGTACATGGAGCACCTCGACCTCCATTAATGTTGATAACCACATCGATGGGACACGTTGTCTTCTCATTGGTGCCTCACTCTATGTCCCCCTTGAGCATGGCATAAGCATACTCAAGTATGACCTGAGCAGCCATGGTCTGTCCTTGGTCAACACGCCGAGAATGTCTAGGGCCATTATGATGAAGGCAGATGATGGAGGACTCGGGTTCGCTGTCGTGTTAGAGAATTGCATCTATCTGATGTCATGGGAAGCTAGTGCTAATGGCATTGGTGGATGGGCACAACAAAAGGCTATTGAGCTGGAGACATTGCTCCCCAAATCTCTTGACCCATCATACCCTCATGAAGTGATCGGTTATGTTGAGGGCACACACACTATTTTCATCAGCACAGATGCAGGACTCTTTACACTAGAACTCAAGTCAGGGCTGGTGAGGAAGGTAGGCAAAAGAGATGCCTACTACAGCATCATACCTTACACAAACTTCTACACTCCAG ATCTTGCCAAGGGCAGATTGTCACCGCCTTGA